From one Fibrobacter sp. genomic stretch:
- a CDS encoding aspartate-semialdehyde dehydrogenase: protein MIRNVAIMGATGAVGQEILSILEERNFPLQSLKLLASERSAGKEFKFKGETLKCEVLNKDSFKGVDLVLSSAGAAISQEFAPIAVENGAVVVDNTSFFRMDPTVPLVVPEVNPEDIKLYKPEFGGKGIIANPNCTTIMMVVVLNPIEKISHIKKIHISSYQSASGAGAVAMEELKQQYKDILETGSTTHINKFPFQLAYNVIPQIDKMTENDYTKEEMKMFNETRKIMHSDVR, encoded by the coding sequence ATGATTCGCAACGTAGCCATCATGGGTGCCACTGGCGCCGTGGGCCAAGAAATCCTCTCCATCCTCGAGGAACGCAACTTCCCGCTGCAGAGCTTGAAGCTCCTCGCCTCCGAACGCAGCGCAGGCAAGGAATTCAAGTTCAAGGGCGAAACGCTCAAGTGCGAAGTCCTGAACAAGGATTCCTTCAAGGGCGTCGACCTGGTGCTCAGCTCTGCCGGTGCCGCCATCTCGCAGGAATTCGCCCCCATCGCCGTCGAAAACGGCGCCGTGGTGGTCGACAACACGAGTTTCTTCCGCATGGACCCGACCGTTCCGCTGGTCGTCCCGGAAGTGAACCCCGAAGACATCAAGCTCTACAAGCCTGAATTCGGCGGCAAGGGCATCATCGCCAACCCGAACTGCACGACCATCATGATGGTCGTCGTCTTGAACCCGATCGAAAAGATCTCCCACATCAAGAAGATCCACATTTCTTCTTACCAGAGCGCTAGCGGTGCAGGTGCCGTCGCTATGGAAGAACTCAAGCAGCAGTACAAGGACATCCTCGAGACGGGTTCCACCACGCACATCAACAAGTTCCCGTTCCAGCTCGCGTACAACGTGATTCCGCAGATCGACAAGATGACGGAAAACGACTACACGAAGGAAGAAATGAAGATGTTCAACGAAACGCGCAAGATCATGCACTCCGACGTTCGT
- a CDS encoding single-stranded DNA-binding protein — translation MAYLNKVMLIGNIGKDPEIRMSQTGGRKRVSFSLATSRRYRDNNGEQKEQTDWHNIVGWGKIADIVEQLGIRKGMSLYVEGSLTNRSWTDQTSGQKRYATEVNMDTFQLLTPRGQGGAPGASQGNSYGQSNSYAPAQNSTPVYDAPMPEGDDDLPF, via the coding sequence ATGGCATATCTGAATAAAGTGATGCTCATTGGTAATATCGGTAAAGACCCTGAAATCCGCATGAGCCAGACCGGCGGACGCAAGCGCGTCTCGTTCTCGCTGGCAACAAGCCGCCGCTACCGCGACAACAACGGTGAACAGAAGGAACAGACTGACTGGCACAACATCGTCGGCTGGGGCAAGATTGCCGATATCGTCGAGCAGCTCGGCATCCGCAAGGGCATGAGCCTCTATGTGGAAGGTTCGCTCACCAACCGCAGCTGGACCGACCAGACCAGCGGACAGAAGCGCTATGCCACCGAAGTCAACATGGACACGTTCCAGCTCTTGACCCCGCGCGGCCAGGGCGGAGCTCCCGGTGCAAGCCAGGGCAATTCCTACGGCCAGTCCAACAGCTACGCCCCCGCACAGAATTCCACTCCGGTCTACGACGCCCCGATGCCCGAAGGCGACGACGACCTGCCGTTCTAA
- a CDS encoding DUF1343 domain-containing protein, with translation MVSLALTRFEKVFPQALRGKRLGAVLHPASVLPDLRYTLDLLKEYDGKLFKLSALFGPQHGIKGHTQDNMIEWEGYTDPELGIPVYSLYGEHREPTPEMLNHVDMMLVDLQDVGARYYTFIWTLFLCMKACEKAGIPVIVVDRPNPINCIDEEGPVLDLNYTSFVGLHSIRTRHAKTIGELAVQFKEERFPKCELYVLGMEGYDKKMWYDQTGLPWILPSPNMPTLDTAVVYPGMCLFEATNVSEGRGTTRPFEIFGAPFIDAVKLCKYMNGLKLPGVYFRENYFQPTFHKGAGQICGGAQIHVLDRDKFRSFDMAVKLLQYIFNEYPNDFAWKQPPYEYEFEKLPIDILLGNGTFRKEFIENSI, from the coding sequence ATGGTATCACTCGCTCTTACACGTTTTGAAAAAGTTTTCCCCCAGGCCCTCAGGGGCAAACGTCTCGGCGCCGTCCTTCACCCGGCTTCCGTTCTGCCCGACCTGCGTTACACCCTCGACCTTCTCAAGGAATACGACGGCAAGCTCTTCAAGCTTTCTGCCCTTTTTGGCCCGCAGCACGGCATCAAGGGGCACACCCAGGACAACATGATCGAATGGGAAGGCTACACCGACCCCGAACTGGGTATTCCCGTCTATAGCCTGTACGGCGAACACCGCGAACCTACTCCCGAAATGCTCAACCACGTGGACATGATGCTCGTGGACCTGCAGGATGTAGGCGCACGCTACTACACGTTCATCTGGACACTTTTCCTGTGCATGAAGGCCTGCGAAAAGGCCGGCATTCCCGTCATCGTGGTGGACCGTCCGAACCCCATCAACTGTATCGACGAAGAAGGCCCGGTGCTGGACCTGAACTACACGAGTTTCGTGGGGCTCCACAGCATCCGCACGCGCCACGCGAAGACCATCGGCGAACTCGCGGTGCAGTTCAAGGAAGAACGCTTCCCCAAGTGCGAACTCTACGTGCTCGGCATGGAAGGCTACGACAAAAAGATGTGGTACGACCAGACGGGACTCCCGTGGATTTTGCCGAGCCCGAACATGCCGACGCTCGATACCGCCGTAGTTTACCCCGGCATGTGCCTGTTCGAGGCCACCAACGTGAGCGAGGGTCGCGGCACTACGCGCCCGTTCGAAATTTTCGGTGCGCCGTTTATCGATGCCGTCAAGCTCTGCAAGTACATGAACGGGCTCAAGCTTCCTGGCGTGTATTTCCGCGAGAATTACTTCCAGCCCACGTTCCACAAGGGCGCGGGGCAGATTTGCGGGGGAGCGCAGATTCACGTGCTCGACCGCGACAAGTTCCGCAGTTTCGACATGGCGGTGAAGTTGCTGCAGTACATCTTCAACGAGTACCCGAACGATTTCGCCTGGAAGCAGCCGCCCTACGAATATGAATTTGAAAAACTCCCGATCGACATCCTGCTCGGCAACGGCACGTTCCGTAAGGAATTCATCGAGAACAGCATTTAA
- a CDS encoding superoxide dismutase: MTQPINGKFEMPALPYAAGDLAPALSQETFEFHYGKHLQTYLNNLNAALPGSAFEGKSLEEIVKTAEGGVFNNAGQFLNHSMYFLQFKAPTPANAPSGKIAEAIARDFGSFEKFQEEFQAKGAGLFGSGWVWLSADASGKLVITQEGNAQNPLTKGLKPLLTFDVWDHAYYIDYRNRRPDYLKALWSIVNWDEVNKRLG, translated from the coding sequence ATGACTCAACCCATCAATGGAAAATTCGAAATGCCCGCCCTCCCGTATGCGGCGGGTGACCTTGCACCGGCGCTCAGCCAGGAAACCTTCGAGTTTCATTACGGCAAGCACCTGCAGACCTACCTGAACAACCTGAATGCGGCCCTTCCGGGCAGCGCGTTCGAAGGCAAGTCCCTTGAAGAGATCGTGAAGACGGCCGAAGGCGGCGTTTTCAACAATGCGGGCCAGTTCCTGAACCACTCTATGTACTTCTTGCAGTTCAAGGCTCCGACTCCGGCTAACGCCCCGTCGGGCAAGATCGCTGAGGCCATCGCCCGCGATTTCGGCTCCTTCGAGAAGTTCCAGGAAGAATTCCAGGCGAAAGGCGCGGGCCTCTTCGGCTCCGGCTGGGTATGGCTCTCCGCCGATGCCAGCGGCAAGCTCGTGATTACGCAGGAAGGCAACGCCCAGAACCCGCTCACCAAGGGCCTCAAGCCGCTGCTGACCTTCGACGTGTGGGACCATGCCTACTACATCGACTACCGCAACCGTCGTCCGGATTACCTGAAGGCGCTGTGGAGCATCGTCAACTGGGACGAAGTCAACAAGCGTCTCGGCTAG